In Gadus morhua chromosome 2, gadMor3.0, whole genome shotgun sequence, a single window of DNA contains:
- the LOC115538133 gene encoding uncharacterized protein LOC115538133, with the protein MDEEELFDEEPPYTCDPHHNCIDKFIVCQEELMGLFAICPACCERSDSSIVQQEGTFVKIKQVCASCGYHRFWQNQPMLHRNMPTCNLLLSGAIHFTGCLATQTLRMLTLFGLQCISASSFFRHQRRYTIPVIVQAWQNDQAKNFSDLRAIDGGLVLAGDCRSDSPGHCAKYGSYSLIEDRVNKVVDVQLVQSSEVPNSSWCELEGLKRSVGLLRGNNLHLATLITDRHRQVAKWVREELIPEGTQHYFDVWHIAKSLGKALDAASKEFDQLQLWRPAIVNHLYWTAASTPDGNPAVMEAKWRSLVNHIQDIHDHDTPAFSSCAHGPLDEDQRNKEWLDPGSLAAVKLENIMMRAALLKDVRQLSPQHQTFSLEAYHSLILHFAPKHTGFSYLGMYSRLLLAALHYNHNANRETARRSDGTEKYCVRYPRFRKGAHVVRPIKEAASYGYATSLMKALRESYANSPAVLREVGANLSSDAPAPIAKSFEQIPKEEAISLYLARQSRFKKT; encoded by the exons ATGGATGAGGAGGAATTGTTTGATGAGGAGCCACCTTACACGTGTGACCCCCACCACAA ttgcatTGACAAATTCATTGTTTGCCAAGAGGAGCTGATGGGCCTTTTTGCCATCTGTCCGGCCTGTTGTGAGAGGTCGGATAGTAGCATCGTGCAGCAGGAAGGAACTTTTGTTAAGATCAAGCAG GTCTGTGCATCATGTGGCTACCACCGTTTCTGGCAAAACCAGCCAATGCTCCACAGGAACATGCCAACCTGCAACCTCCTGTTAAGTGGGGCCATTCATTTTACTGGATGTTTGGCCACACAGACACTAAGAATGTTGACCCTGTTTGGCCTGCAGTGCATCAGTGCCAGCAGTTTCTTTCGCCATCAGCGCCGCTACACCATCCCTGTAATCGTTCAGGCCTGGCAGAATGATCAAGCCAAGAATTTTAGTGACCTACGGGCAATAGATGGCGGGCTAGTTCTTGCTGGTGACTGCAG GTCAGATTCTCCTGGGCACTGCGCAAAGTATGGGTCATACTCTCTGATAGAGGACAGAGTGAACAAGGTGGtggatgttcagcttgttcag AGCTCAGAGGTCCCCAACAGCTCATGGTGTGAGCTTGAAGGCCTCAAGCGCAGTGTTGGCCTGCTGAGGGGAAACAACCTGCATTTGGCAACGCTGATCACGGACCGACATCGCCAG GTTGCCAaatgggtgagagaggagctgaTCCCTGAAGGGACACAGCATTATTTTGACGTGTGGCACATTGCCAAAA GTCTGGGGAAGGCATTGGATGCAGCATCCAAAGAGTTTGACCAACTACAGTTGTGGAGGCCAGCTATAGTGAATCACCTCTATTGGACTGCAGCCTCAACCCCAGATGGCAACCCAGCGGTCATGGAGGCCAAATGGAGAAGTTTAGTGAACCACATCCAGGACATCCATGACCATGACACCCCTGCCTTCTCCAGTTGTGCCCATGGCCCTCTAGACGAAGATCAGCGCAACAAAGAGTGGCTGGACCCAG GCTCATTGGCAGCAGTCAAGTTGGAGAACATAATGATGAGGGCTGCCTTGCTGAAAGATGTTCGTCAGCTGTCTCCACAGCACCAGACCTTCTCCCTTGAGGCTTACCACTCCCTCATCTTGCACTTCGCGCCCAAGCACACAGGGTTTTCATACCTTGGGATGTATAGCAG GCTTCTCTTAGCGGCGCTGCATTATAATCACAATGCCAATCGCGAGACAGCACGGAGAAGTGACGGGACAGAGAAGTACTGCGTGCGGTATCCGCGCTTCAGAAAAGGTGCCCATGTGGTGCGTCCCATCAAAGAGGCAGCCTCATACG GTTATGCAACATCATTAATGAAGGCCCTTCGGGAGAGCTACGCCAATTCACCCGCGGTTCTTCGAGAGGTTGGCGCCAATCTGTCCTCCGATGCACCCGCCCCCATCGCCAAATCCTTCGAACAGATTCCTAAGGAGGAGGCCATCAGCCTCTACCTAGCCCGGCAGTCACGCTTCAAGAAAACCTAA